The following DNA comes from Erigeron canadensis isolate Cc75 chromosome 3, C_canadensis_v1, whole genome shotgun sequence.
CGACTTCCCAGGTTTGTTTATTAAGATACGCGACGTTTTCATCCACACTTATCACCAACCTTCCATCTTCCCCGTACTTCACATTTCCAAAAAGATTCAAAAGCAGTGCATGCACTTTCTTCTCAAAATTCTTCTGCTCCTCTGCTTCATCTTTCTCCGGTTCCATTTCCACCACCACTTTTGGCATTTCCCGGCTGGCATTCAACACCAAGGCCACCACAGAATCTGACACCATGTCACTGATCGGGTCAGCTGACCATTGTAACGAGAGATGATTCTCCGATTCCTGCCTTATTGTAACCCGGTCATGGACCCGCAAAGTTGGAACCCCAGATTCCTCATCTGTTGAAGACTCAACACTTTGATAAATCTGTTTGAGTATGTGTTGTATCACACCAAATGCACCGGAATAGGGAATGGTAATCCGTTGGGTGATAATAGCAGTTGAAAGTTGAGTGAAAACATGAAGATCTTCGGGTGCTATGATTTGATATGAGAACCCTTTTCTCACCAATAACCCGCTCACATTTTCACCATTTTCAGGAATTTGTTCAGCCAGTTTCCCAATAGTCTTTGCCATTTTCTCTACATTAAATGGCATTTCAACCGACTGGCAGTTCTTTGGAGTAAAGATTTTGGGGCTGCGGTCTGTGAAATAGGTCACTAATTTTTGTTTAAGCCGTCCCATTTCATTAGCTTCTCCATGTACAAGAATTATGTTTGGCGGCATAAGCTCTTCAAGGAAAGTAGTTGTCTGAGCACAATCTGCGTGAGCTGAGAACGATATGTAGTGAACCTGCATGTTTAGTGGTGCAGTTAACCCATTCATGAGAGTCACTTCTTTAGGCTCGttgattatagtttttgctAATGTACCCTCAATGACATAACCAGGAATAACACAAGCATTTCTTTTCTCTGCACACCATTTGTCAAATAACTGTCTAGAAAGTCCACTTTGGAGACTACCTGGACTAGCCATCACTACAGAAGGTCCAACATCATTGAACTCGTCAATACTCTTTAACGGAGATATATGCTTGAAATCGAAGGGGTTCGAACTCGTGAACTGAGTGCGGATCCTTTCATTCATggcatttatatatgtttgataaaCAGCCATGCAACGTTTTGCGAGTGGGGAGGCATAATAGATCGGGACATTGTGTAACTCAGGGTGGTTTGACCAGTATTCATCGAGGATCAAGAGTAATTCTTGAGCACGACCAAGGGCAAAAGCAGGTATTAAAACACGACCTCCTTGTGAAACAGTTGAATGAATGACATCTGTGAACCTTTTTTCACGAATGTGCCTTGCCTGGTGAAGTTGAACTCCATAAGTAGATTCAATAATGCAGACATCAGGAGAGAACTGAGGTAGCTCAGCTGCTCGAAGATGACGGTCTTCCTCGCGTGAGTAATCACCAGTGTAAAGTACACGAACACCGGCTATGTCAACCATGAACATGGCCGCACCAAGAACGTGACCAGCTGTGTAACACCAGAAGCGAATGCCATTGACTTCTAAGGTTTGATGGAAGTCAATTACCTGCAGAAGGTGATCATAATACACGCATTAATGATACAAGTCAAGTTTTACATGCCATGCTTCATGTTTGCAAGAGCTTTACATGAATATTTTAATCATCTGCAATAAGCAATAAACACCCAACACTTGATACCCTTACTAAGTAGCCTTCTCAAAGTTGATATAAACCTAATGCACTTCAGATACTTCATTTTGAAAGTTCTTCATATACGAAGTATTCATTGGATATGCAACAAATTACAATTAACATGCTGTTTTGATTTCTAGTAAGCCTGACTAGATAGTGAAATTAGAATATTAAAGCCTCAGTTTCACTTTTtcattacaagaaccaaaaatTAATATGCTAGAAGTCATTTACAAAGACCACGCTAGACCAAGTATGAAGTTTTCACTGGTACATTCCAAAACTTAAACACATAACAAGATTTATAATACCTCCTCTGGAAAAATCAACGGCGCATGAAACATCTAAATTTTGAAATAGTAAAATCCACAGCTCAGATACAAGCACAAAAAGGTTCAGAGTGAACAGAAGATGATAAAACCTAGGATGAAAGTTGGAAAGCAATTGTTGGACCTTTTTGAACAAGAAGGTAGTCAACCCTGCCTTTCCTTAGTATGAtcaattgtatttattttatataaacctgatttttaaaactatagATTAAAAGACATAAATTACAATAAATTAAGTCAGTAgttagatgatatatatgtaaaaaatagATTGAATGTTTAAAGAAAGTATAAATTAGGACAGATAGTTTACTTAAGCTaactaaattttaatattaaggCCATATTAGACATTTCAAAACTTGAAAaattaattatgtgtaaattgtagACCATAGATAGAGATAAAGGTATAAATAAGCTGGACCGTTGAGAGCAACATACTAAGGATCAATACCTATCCAGTATTAGAATGAAACCATTAAAAGAAAACCACATGCAGTAAAAGGGTTCTGTTAGGCCATAGCTAAAGGAGAGCTTGGTATGAACTTAATTAGCCAAGGCTAGTCTTCATATTGGAACTTTTAGTAACATGTAGATATAGAGTGGTAGGGTATTGGAATTTAGAGGGTAATCATGCTCTGGCAGTTACTTTATCTCTCAAAAGTAGACTGGTACAGATAAGAGTTGGCTTATTTCTCACAAATAAAGTGTTCGCTGGCTTATTAACATTGTTAGTTATTACTactttgtttaaatttgtgttcaGGGGTGGGTTAATTTAGGGACATCTTAAAttagggaccattagggacatgtaacttacacatgtgtaagttgtaacttacacgtgtaagtcgtggtggcggtggtcgccgttgccggaggatcatggtggtagtCGGagatgacggtggtggtgatggtggtggtggtggtcggagatggtgaaaaatgaatgattgagaagtgTCCCTAGTGTCCGTAATTTAAAAGTGTCCCTAAATTAACTTTTACCTTCGTGTTCATTATCAATATATTCCTGACTGACTCCTATAAGGTTCCTGATCCAATATGTGACAAGTACAAAGCTGTTCTTGCTCAAGTGGCAGCTTGTTTCTTAAAAATCCAACTTTACTTCAATAAAGTATAAATGAACATAATTTAATGTGGATCACATTATGGGATTGAAACAAACCTCAATTTTATCCATCGATCGTAGAATATCTTGTTCATCGAATAGCATGTCTTCGACAGAAACTTTACTCACTTTCACGTAATCCGACAAAAGCAACTTATAGATGGCCTTCGTTGCATGAGTCATGAAAACCCTTCCTTTGAATGTAGTCTGAAAGCAAGCAATTATACTTGACTTATTTCAAAACATAAACGACTGATGAAATAACATAAGAACTGACTGAAAATCGTTAAAGAAGCTACCTTTTCCAGAAAATATGGAAGAGATGCAGCATGATCCAGGTGAAAACTGCACAAAATTTCAAAAGTTAAGCTTAAAAAGGAGTTCAGGGAAAATAATCGAAGGCGACAGAAGGTGGAACCAACAACATACACAACATAACAATACAAAATAGTATAATCATAAATGAAGTTAAATACATCCTTTAACACATCAACCAAAAACGCCTCTCCGACTTAAAcgtcaaaacatttaaaaattcCTCACATATAGTCTTGATACATACCTCACTAGTCATGCTAAATAAGATCTATGCTATTTTAAAAGTTCTTTTGCCATTATGATAGctcctatatatatgtaatgatgATGCGAAGAGTGTGATATAGCAAATAAGATAAGTGCTTTATATAACCCCTTCTGAACAATGTTCTTCGTTATTCCGAGTTCTATATTTTCTGGTTTGTTCTGGTTATGTGCAATTTTTACTAGCCATTTAATAATCAGATTAGTGAATAGGAACTCGGCTATTAGAAACCCAATCGTAATTTGTTAATTAACTGAGACTGCATAAAGTcccataaaaagaaaagatattttGGACGACTCATTAATGAGTAATTCTCGATTTCTATGAGCAAGACTCGGGCAGTTGGCTAATGCGGAGTATAATTATAGCAGCCCTAGAAAAGATCTAGAAACTATATTCAATCACATAAAGTCCTTCAGTTTTCTTGTAAGCAGGACTTAGTGCCAAATTTCGATCTACAATCTTTTGCTCCAATCCTCTAACTCAATGTCGATGCTTGAGTGTTTTTTTCTAGAAAGAAATGAGAAGACTTTCTAAACCTCTGCGTCCTGTTTTCGAGATTTTCTTGTTCCTCCTATTACAACTCTCGTAGTCATCCTAACTCACATGTAAGATAATGCACAATATTTATAGTTTGTGCGAAAACTTGTCTATTTTCATATTCTTGGTCAAACTAACATGGTAATATATAAGACACGGGAGTATCAGACTACTTCAGCTGTATTTTATTCATAAACATCTTTATCTTCATACCGaaacttatttaaatttaaacgaCTTGAGCATATTGATTAACAATTTGCTAGCTACAAAGATACATTGTATCGGTTCCAAATTCTCACtgataattaactaaaaaaaaacatataacatatattattataaatatacaattGGGGGTGCCAGTTAGTTGGATAGACTTACTGAGTAATGAGAAGAACATCGATAGTAGACGGATCGATTTCATC
Coding sequences within:
- the LOC122594043 gene encoding cleavage and polyadenylation specificity factor subunit 3-I, whose amino-acid sequence is MASQQQQAAAAASLKRRDSTQSRDSDIMTITPLGAGSEVGRSCVFMTFKGKTIMFDCGIHPAFSGMAALPYFDEIDPSTIDVLLITHFHLDHAASLPYFLEKTTFKGRVFMTHATKAIYKLLLSDYVKVSKVSVEDMLFDEQDILRSMDKIEVIDFHQTLEVNGIRFWCYTAGHVLGAAMFMVDIAGVRVLYTGDYSREEDRHLRAAELPQFSPDVCIIESTYGVQLHQARHIREKRFTDVIHSTVSQGGRVLIPAFALGRAQELLLILDEYWSNHPELHNVPIYYASPLAKRCMAVYQTYINAMNERIRTQFTSSNPFDFKHISPLKSIDEFNDVGPSVVMASPGSLQSGLSRQLFDKWCAEKRNACVIPGYVIEGTLAKTIINEPKEVTLMNGLTAPLNMQVHYISFSAHADCAQTTTFLEELMPPNIILVHGEANEMGRLKQKLVTYFTDRSPKIFTPKNCQSVEMPFNVEKMAKTIGKLAEQIPENGENVSGLLVRKGFSYQIIAPEDLHVFTQLSTAIITQRITIPYSGAFGVIQHILKQIYQSVESSTDEESGVPTLRVHDRVTIRQESENHLSLQWSADPISDMVSDSVVALVLNASREMPKVVVEMEPEKDEAEEQKNFEKKVHALLLNLFGNVKYGEDGRLVISVDENVAYLNKQTWEVESLNEGLKERVKVATQRAQATWKPIPVSANGST